ATCGCTGCCGTCCCAGACGGCATTTGCAACGTCGGAGGCCTCCGCCCGAGTGGGAACCGGGGAGTGAATCATCGATTCGAGCATCTGCGTCGCAGTTATGACCAATTTGCCGGCGGCGTTGCATTTTTGAATGATGATTTTCTGCAGTACCGGCACATCCTGAGGCGGCAGCTCTACGCCCAGGTCGCCCCGCGCGATCATGATCCCGTCGGCGGCGGCGATTATGGCGTCGAGGTTGTCAACGGCTTCCCGTTTTTCTATCTTGGCAATAACCGGGATGTCTTCGCCCCGGTCGCTGAGCCAGTCTTTCAGTTGCGTAACGTCGGCGGCGCTTCTGACGAAAGACAGGGCGATGTAATCAACCCTGTGCTGCAGCGCAAAATCGAGATCCCGGAAGTCTTTGGCGGTGAGGGACGGGGTTGATAAATTCATCCCCGGCAGGTTCATCCCCTTTTTCGAGGTAACGAGACCCCCTGCATCGATCCTGCAGATGACGCTCTCGCCCTTCTTTTCGATTATAGTCAACTGAATAAGACCGTCATTGATTAAAATCCTGTCCCCGATTGCGGCATCCTGGACGAGTGGCTGGTAGGACGTGGAGATCATCTCCTTTGTTCCGAGGAGATTCTTGGTCGTTATTTCAATCAGCTCACCAGTTTGCAGGAGTATGCCCGGTTCCGCAATTTCGCCGACCCTGATCTTCGGCCCCTGCAGATCAACGAGAATCGCAAGCGGGGTGTTTTCCTCGGTGCAGGCTTTATGCAGGGCGTCAAAAACACCTTCAAAAAAGTCACCGCTGCCATGCGACATGTTCAGACGCACAGCGTCAATCCCCGCCCGGAGCAATTGACGGATTGTTGCCGCATTCCCGGTGGCCGGTCCTAACGTCGCGATAATTTTGGTCTTGGAGAATTTTGCTGCAATTTCTGCCATTTTCCCTCCTGTTTATTCGCTGACCCCGGCGGTGGTTCGCTGCGATGACGCTAAGGGGATTTTCGGGACAACCGAACGTACGGCAGAGCGATGTTTTCGTGGCGATAAGACTAACATTTGGTGTATAAGGTGTCAAGACCGTACGTTGACGCCGTTCAAGCTGTTTTTTCACAATAAATTCAAGCAGGAGGAAGTGAAGATGACGATAAAAATTAATTTTTATTGCTGGGCACGCTGAACCACCTGTCGCAAGGCGAAGGAGTTGCTTTCGCAAAAGCAGGTGGAAATCAATGACCGCGATTTTTTCAAGCACCCCTTCAGCCGGGCGGAAATAGTGGAACTTTTGGGGGAAAAGCCGGCGGCGGAGATGTTCAACTTCCGCAGCCCCTCCTTCAAGAAGCTGGGCGTGAATCGGGACAGCCTTGGCCCTGA
Above is a genomic segment from Syntrophobacterales bacterium containing:
- the pyk gene encoding pyruvate kinase — translated: MAEIAAKFSKTKIIATLGPATGNAATIRQLLRAGIDAVRLNMSHGSGDFFEGVFDALHKACTEENTPLAILVDLQGPKIRVGEIAEPGILLQTGELIEITTKNLLGTKEMISTSYQPLVQDAAIGDRILINDGLIQLTIIEKKGESVICRIDAGGLVTSKKGMNLPGMNLSTPSLTAKDFRDLDFALQHRVDYIALSFVRSAADVTQLKDWLSDRGEDIPVIAKIEKREAVDNLDAIIAAADGIMIARGDLGVELPPQDVPVLQKIIIQKCNAAGKLVITATQMLESMIHSPVPTRAEASDVANAVWDGSDAVMLSGETSVGAFPIDVVRIMRDIVLNAEMHAEDRRNIKYLSPFDLQEKLFDSIGHSIVAMSGQIDARAIVVFTFAGRTARIISKYRPSASIIAISNSFETMNRLCLRWGVTSVFRDHFDKEHLAIEEAKELLLNRGLIKKGDLVIFAAGAPSSEKSRTSWTRFEVI